The Ipomoea triloba cultivar NCNSP0323 chromosome 13, ASM357664v1 genomic interval ATCAAGTTagaatgttttttaaaaatcaaagaaaataatttatgagatatgttttttgaaaaatgagttatttcctaaaaaacATTTTCAGATCTAGTGTGTAGTTGCATTCTAAAAAATTGTCTTGgtgtttttagtttattttttagaaaatgaacatagttgtataattatatatatatatatatatatatatatatagagagaactTCTCACTAAAAgtcttgttctcatttgatcacaATAGGACACATCTGATGTTGCTGGTGACAAGCTGGATGGCATTCAATCATTAGCTATCCTTTGGGGTGAGAAGAGGGTAAGcacaaatgtttatttttactttttatttcatattaattaataggtttaattttttatcttgagatatattgtatttatttatgaaaCTAAAGTTACTTGATTTTTATAGgtttttatgatttgtgtttCACTCCTCGAAATGTCATACCTTGCCGCAATGTTGGTCGGAGCAACACTTTCTAACCCTTGGAGTAAATATTTGACGGTATTTACTTTTACCTGctgaattgattttttaatcaattaatgaGTTgccaataaatataaaaagtgtTATTatcatatcaataaataaacaataagaggtcaattttcttttgtttttagaCCTCCTATCTAGTCACACGAATTGACTCTTTCAAATAGAAAGTTATGGATCCGAACTTCACTGGgagcaatattaattctttgtcTTTAATGTGTCGAAAAggtatatatgaacagatattacttTGTAACAGAATTAGTAGCActaaaaaagtatttatttatattatgagTAATTTTAATAGAGAAAAGTCACATTATTTTGCCTTGTTAGTAAACAAAAACCTACAACTACGTACTATTGCTACACTTATAACGTGGACCATAGCTCACGTAGCAAGATAAATCCCGAATAGtctaatatatgttatttttagtgtatcacaagttaatttttaatatattgcgagtttatttttatttaataaaataaaaataaacttatatcaaaatataataaatctaTTAAAAATTAGCAtgcaatatacaaaataaacaatataatttgtacACTATTGCGACTTTTGCTATGTATAGCATTTTATTTAGCTATGACGTGAGAGCCCAATTCGTTGTATACATTACTCTGTTCGTGCGATTAGGTATATGTTCATTGCTCTTGTTTGGTGACGAGGGAAAACTCGTAATTACTATTTGAGGGTGTGCTGGGTAAATTAGTTTTtatgtaataatttgtaaattacacTAGAAAAATAAATTGCACTAAGAAGATTTTGTGCGACAAGATTGATTGGGGTGATATTGTCttcttattttctatttatACTTGCAGGTCACTAGTCATGCTGCAATGGCTTTGATACTTTGGAATGGTGTACGATCTTTTGACTATAGTGGTCCAGCAGCGTACAAATCCTTCTACTTGTTCTTGTGGAAGGTAACATTTGAACTCAAAATAGTAATAAAGTTATGTTATAGTTATAAGTAATAGTTTATCAGTATTGgatcaaatgaaaataagtATTTAGGAGTGAAATAAGAACGATCCTCAACTTTACATTCATAAAAATTGAACGTAtcagatcaaattaaaaaaaaaaacatggcgatattttcgtaattatcaccaattttaatatgcaaatttgaatactaaaatatGCAATTCTCATATTTTTtcaggtttgcacatttagtataacattgtgcatatttagtattaacattttgcacatttagtcttaacattttgcatatttagtattaaaagattacgcttacaaaaatgtgaaagtgcATTATACTTAGGGTagtttcgattttagagtttattatgagtgattttttattttatttgatttagtaGTTCACTTTTTACGGCTTACGATCTAGTATTTacgatttatatatatttaaaatttagtttttcgCTAATTTTATAAAAGTTACTAGGtttacatatttagttgttaaatgaaatatcaaaattagaaaagttataataatgaaagacaataaattactaaaatatatatatatatactaagcatggttgcagtaggcgctaggcgctagtcgagcgcctagcgcctactgcaaccatgcttagtatatatatatatatatatatatatatatatatattagtaatttatTGTCATTCATTATTATAACTTTTCTAATTTTGATATTTCATTTAACAActcgcctagcgcctaagcggttctaggcggcgacctataaaaacaaaaaagtaattCATGTGtatgggtgtatgtcatatattatattatattatattatattttatatatatatatatatttatttatttatttatttatttatttatattacttctcttacttatatgaataaataaatttaaatatatataaatataataataaaattaacaaggtcgactcgctcgagttaacttgGCTAACTCtaccgagttgggcgagttaactcgaccAAAATCGGCCCAATCGGTCACcaactcggcctagtcggccgagttaggcgctaggcggccggccacctaggcggacgcctagagagcaattcgcctcggtctaggagcgcctagcgcctaggcggggatttttgcaacagtgatacTAAGTCAAACCTAATGTAGTTTAATGGTTTTGTTGCATCATAGACACTATAACTTCTTTTAAAGGTTAATGAGTATATTCCAACaacaaaaacttagaaactaagGCCACTAGATGAGAATAATTAATGGATTAAAAATGTAGTTTTTTTCCTTAATATAATATGTATGAGTTGTTAATTATATTGCAACATGCCTATTAATAAActatttatcaaataaaatcataaaaaatggtataaaattataaattgttaTGTAAATGTATAATCAAGAATAGTCTTCAGCATGATTAATTATCATCAAGAAATTTACTTGTTAAGGTATTATGATTTGTAGCTCTAATTTAATTTCCTATGATATTATCTTGCAGCTATTTTCTGTGGAATACGCACTCGTACAATTTGTTAGGTGAATGGGCAACATTACTTTGCATGTTGGTACCCCTTGTGTACGCACGTCCCTTGGCCCGTTCAAGATCTAAAAACGAAGCAGGTGGCGTACTCCTTGGTGTATGCCCATCCCTGTATACTTTGCCACTTATTTAAGCTCAAATTGAGCTTCATTTCAatggttttgacccatggttgaactctagacattttcttttccttcctttcatattttaggGTTAGATTAGGCCTAGATTTAGGTTTCTAAACATATTTGAAGTTTGTAATCAagatgggcttgagttagggttgtattatctatcttGATGCTTAATTTGTGAGTATTGCAAAAAAGGGGAAGAATCTCTAACTTAGGCCGGGTTCTTGAGTTTATGAAGGATTTGTGTTTGTATCTTGCTAATGTTTGATGTACACATTCATTGGCATGTATTTGGAGGATTCTTGGTCTCAATGAGAGTTGGGTCAAGATTCCAAGCCAGCCCTTGCATAAACCCAATTTGCTTATACGAAAATAGGAGAAATTGGGGGTTTAAGATACTAATAGTGTTTGAAGAACTTCGAGTTATTCACCACGAAAATATGGCAATTCCTTATTCTAATCCTTGTATATTTGCTCACATGAGTGACTTACTAGGATTCCTACGTGCATACCCGCTTGATTTTTGGTTATTTGTTCTCTCTAACCCCGTAGGTTGTTGAAGCATCTAATGataatgcccctaacttgagtcatatttcttttattttaatttgtgtttatcTTTGTGTATATGTGTTAGTCTTactatttctttaaaattgttgtttacttagcttcttgttgatttccttaaGCTAGTGTCTATTTGTGATCGCATATTACGTGCCATAAACTCCAATCCCCTAAggacgacatttcacacccgtacactcaccatcacttaTTTTTGTTACAATCATTGCAccactaatttatttattattttttaatttttaaactatCTTGATTGCTTcagttaaaattttttaatcttGACATTCCATAATTTTATTGATTCAACTACATTTGTTAGAATACAAAAACAAATGTAatttaatctataaaataatgGCAtgtcaaatgtaatttttaaactttaatttttttaagacttTCTTTGTTGCTCTAGTTCAATTTTCTTGATCTTGAAATGCCATGATTTTATGGATTCAATTACATTTGCTATCGTATTTTAACAAATGTAGTTCAATCCATAGAAATATAGAATCATTGAATGTCAAGCTAAGATCAAGAAAATTGAACCGAAATAACCaagaaagttttaaaataaaataaaacaaaaattagtaGTGCGGGTAGCGTTAGTCtcaagtcaattttttttttttgaaaaacatttgTCAAACACGTTTGACATATTTTATCGTACTAGACGTCAAACCCATTTCCCAATGCATTTTGATGTATAATATGACAAACAAATTTGTCATATTCAATCCAATCTCAAACTCATTTGGGAGATAcgtttgaattatttttaaaaaaaatcaaaaactatAAACGCATTTGGGAGATGTGTTTAAGGCCGAATCAAAGGCACAAATTTcataagttttttatttttgtccacCCATTTTTAAAATCATCTATTTCAGTTAGAAATTAAACCCACAAAATTTTTTCAACCACCTAaaaagtttttgaaaattttgaaaattcaaaaagttttgCATATTTTTGACTCGTGAACACGATATAGAGGACATGAACCTTTTGCTCGGGTCCCTACggacggcgccattttgatgttgtaaatCTACTCTTGAGTTCATTTACCGTATGCAtctgtaatatatgtaatgtataAAAGATGATGAACGGATGGAAGTATGTCTGAAAGAGCGAAATGGCCTTCTCTTTTATTGAATCTGGTACAGAGAATTGAGAGCAATTGTCTAAGTGTTGTAGAGAGGAGTTCAGAGAAAAGAGGAAAAACACCTTTCAAGTAAAGTCTAATGACCTTTATATATGTCTAAAATAGTGACTGACTATATGACTTTTGACCCGAACTGTTTGACCATGACCCAACTACAAAACGAGGGTAAGGACCGTAAAGGGAGGTCAAACTTGAGGAATATTCTCTATcagcacctaacgttataactagttgcacgtTATAATTAGGTACACCTAGGTGCACAAATGttaacaatgtaaattacttgcacttgtaagtgaaaataggtgcacttgtaagtgattttatttgcactttttacttgcaaatgtgtaccaactacttgcacttataacacatttacttacatcaaattttgagttatttacgaaaatatcaCCGCATCGTTccttaaaattacatctgattcgttgatctggacacgtggacggctgttaatggttcttatatatatatatatatatatatatatatatatatatatatatatatatatatatatatatatatatatataagatcttgtgcatccacgtaatattttttaatgatctAGATTGATTTACACACACTCGATTCGCATACATTTAATCactgttcgcacacacttcaacttggaatcttaatcaatctagaccattaaaatattttgagattaaatcttgtacatcaatctaaaaaattttaatggtctagattgtttgatACCGCCACTCGATTCGTACACATTTAATCatcattcgcacacatttaatcaccattcgtACAtacttaatcaccgtttgcacataTTTTATCACCGttcacacacttcaacttagaatcttaaatccatctagaccattaaattattacattgatccacaagatctgatctcacgatcttacctaaacaagtgatctctatgatcctaactatatatatatttcaataatcAGGTGAGAATCATGCCCAAGTAAGAAGCTGTGAACAAATCCAAActattgatctagtagatctaatgattgaaaataaacaaaattttataatatttatgaaatcaTGACATTCCATTTAGGAGAGtcacttcgtgccactagaccacaaggtcattgacaaTTTCTTCTATTTATTCTTTGTCATGTTCTctaattatatttcattatcaaatttatttttgaagtaTAATGTTACTTCTATCAAATCTTATACTATACAATGTAGTTTTATCTAATAACTCTTAATAGAGTCAATGATTTAACTTTAGGAAAGTACTTCCTACGTCTATAATTACTGATCCCTATTAGGCAGCCcagaaataaaaaaaggaaaattatttatagttaaATATTATATGATTGGTGAATTGGTTATTCAATACTCAGACTAATATCCACGCGCACCAAGTCGGCCCAATTAAAGGGCAAAGTGCTGGACATATTAGTTTCTCCATACAAAAGGGGATCAATCTCCCGACCTCctcttaagggacaagagtgccaagccactcacgccaaccaagctggttggTTATCTCAACTTATaagttaataagaaattaaatttctataatGACACGTCAATGAGTGGTAATTAATACGGAATAGTAATTTTCAGGATCTCTAGCATGATCCTTAACTTTATATGGACTATTCCAACACGTCTAGCGGTTTAGATGgtacaaattttaattcaataaatttaggacaaatgcatttttttccatattagaatatgagtatagttgttatatTGGAGTAGAATATTTTGAGTAATACTACGCATCTcttactttttttattattttattttatggtcTTAAGTAATTTGGTTTTAATTACTCCGATTTTAATAGAAGAGTTACTTTCTAAAAATACATATtaccatttccattttcctattttcttgTATATTGTTAAGAATACTAAACCAATAATCTTCCTCTTTCTGCAAGagtagtaaaaaagaaaaaaatcaaagaatatGAGAAACCAAGTTCTTGATTGCGTGTTAGTCCCACTAGGCCTCTTTGTTATGGTGGCTTATCACCTATGGCTTCTTCGGCAGATTAAGAACAACCCCAACTGCACCGTCATCGGCGTCAATGCAATCAACCGCCGCCGCTGGGTCCGTGCTATGATGGAGGTCTTCCCCTTTCCCTTTTCcatccattattttctttcattttatcCTCCATTAAATGCATAGCTAGTCGGGTTAGCACTGCATATATGTGTTGAGCAGGGCCGGTAAAGGACTAAGCCTAGCACTCGGCTGCGGGGTTGTTGGGCGTAGGTAGATAAAtgccaagtccagcacctaACATCTCAAATATATGATGgcaattataaagaaataaagttaggCCTTTAATTTATGTCATAAGTGGCAAGCGTCCTAACAAGTGATAAATTAGTTGGTGCTGAGAGGGAAATAATTAACTggagattgttgggcggaggacAATAAAGAataaaggccaagtccagcCCCCAACATCTCAAATATGTGATGCGAcaattataaggaaataaaatttgatCTTCGCTACTggttatagcttttggcatgAATGGTAAACGTAAATTAGATAGTGCTGGGAAGAGgaaattgttgggcagaggccagaAGCCAAGTCTAGCATCCAGcatctcgaaaatgtgatggcaaAGAAATAAAGTAGTGATAATTAAGAGCTTGATCTTAATAGAATGTGTCCAAGAATGGGGTTTTAGGAGTTCAGACATTGAGAAACAACATAATGGCATCCACCCTTTTAGCCTCCACTGCAATCATGCTGAGCTCCCTCATCCTAGTTAACGTTCCTTACCGGAAAATAATGGCCACAACAAAGGAGGATCCGAAACGCCCGTACCGGTGTGTGGTGACGTCGGAGGAGTACGTGGGGATGACAGTGAATCGAGGGAGCTATTTTTGGTCTCTGGGTCTGAGGGCATTTTACTTTTCTTTCCCACTTTTTTTGTGGATCTTTGGACCAATTCCTATGTTCTTGTGTTGCGTTGTCCTGGTCTTCATGCTTTATTTTCTGGACTTCACCATGGATTTTGGGTTGTTGGCTTTGCCCACAAATGCCGAGGATGAATGCAATGGGGATGTGGATATATAACAACTTTTACATCCAACCATAGTCTAAAGATAGCTGTAACTCTCTCTTAGTAGCATATAGTAGCATCAAgggtttttctatttttctatatGAAATGGTATTAAATTTTCAAGTCAATTGTCTCATTCATTATAGGTGTCTGTAACAAAAATCTAAGTATGGTACACCCAAAAATATTCATATTGATGACTGGCGTAGCCTGTCAACAGTTCAACACCTTTGGTCCAATTCAGAAAACATTCATTTTTAGACTTTCAATTACGTAATTctaataattttagttaatGTTTTCTcgtaactttaatttttatatatatttacacctacaattttaataagagccaataaaattAGCGAAAGTTGGgggtaattatttacttaaacgaatggtttaattttagtaattttttatgattttctttctttaccctctatatattatatattttttcccttaaataaccccacattccgttaatataaactttagtaacggaatattccgttaacttttaacttactaattaatttctataagaaaagtcttaggttcgaacctcatctcaatcaaagttggcataattgttaaacatatactacgaatatgtcagagtatattattgaaaaagtgAGTACCCCACCccattactcttattaaattaaataaattaataattacaacaacaaaaataatacatatgcatttctttaatttagaattcgatgTTTATAataatgcctttattcaaaaaaaaaatattcattatcaaataattaaaaaagagatatactttcattagttatattgtctttattttctacaatacaaatgtctttattttctacgatacaaattattcattatcaaagaattaaaaagagatatgattttattagttataaGAATAAGCGTCAAATAAGccgccaaagatcttgtggtctagtggcacccggtgtcccgaggTCATCGTCTCCAGCCATGGAGATGAagaccttcgtctccatggcccaTGGAGACGAAGGTTTCTTCGTCTCCTTGGAGCTATGGAGACGAGGAATTGAAGGTCTCGTCTCCATGGCTGGAGACGAggaccttcgtctccatggccggagaTGATGACCTTCGTCTCCGGTcggaaggttttttttttttttttttaattttaattaattattttatttaaaattatgttaaaatattatttttaaaattggtaaccagCAAAGCAagtaaaacaagtcattttttatcaaattacatgattttgtgtagttcagggacccaattgcattgtttttgagttcgatggcttaattgcattttggcgtgtagttcagtggcctatttaaCCCTTATTCCTTAGTTATATGCCTTTATCttgtataataaaaattattcattatcaaaaaattaaaaaagagataaaatttcattggttatattgtctttaatttctacaatgcaaagattccttatttgttatattaactatttggagaggatttgttgacaaagaagacattcaaataacctaataaattgaagcgtaaaactaccccgtaatattttttggactacatcacagttgttcacgttaaaggtaaatcgtatttctttattaacatgatttaaaatgtataaatatttattaccaaaagtagtatttatttatactattatttttagactaaatatttacactatcatttttacaaaattgcaaacatttattttagtgacaataaTATCAAAGTACTTACTTATCGATTAGTTAACTTGGACGAGTcgattttgttaattttttttaattatatttatatatatttaaatttatttatttatataaattatagaagtaagatatatatatatatatatatatatatatatatatatatatatatatatatatatatatatatatatatatatatatatatatatatatatatatatatatatatatatatatatatatatatatatatatatataNNNNNNNNNNNNNNNNNNNNNNNNNNNNNNNNNNNNNNNNNNNNNNNNNNNNNNNNNNNNNNNNNNNNNNNNNNNNNNNNNNNNNNNNNNNNNNNNNNNNNNNNNNNNNNNNNNNNNNNNNNNNNNNNNNNNNNNNNNNNNNNNNNNNNNNNNNNNNNNNNNNNNNNNNNNNNNNNNNNNNNNNNNNNNNNNNNNNNNNNNNNNNNNNNNNNNNNNNNNNNNNNNNNNNNNNNNNNNNNNNNNNNNNNNNNNNNNNNNNNNNNNNNNNNNNNNNNNNNNNNNNNNNNNNNNNNNNNNNNNNNNNNNNNNNNNNNNNNNNNNNNNNNNNNNNNNNNNNNNNNNNNNNNNNNNNNNNNNNNNNNNNNNNNNNNNNNNNNNNNNNNNNNNNNNNNNNNNNNNNNNNNNNNNNNNNNNNNNNNNNNNNNNNNNNNNNNNNNNNNNNNNNNNNNNNNNNNNNNNNNNNNNNNNNNNNNNNNNNNNNNNNNNNNNNNNNNNNNNNNNNNNNNNNNNNNNNNNNNNNNNNNNNNNNNNNNNNNNNNNNNNNNNNNNNNNNNNNNNNNNNNNNNNNNNNNNNNNNNNNNNNNNNNNNNNNNNNNNNNNNNNNNNNNNNNNNNNNNNNNNNNNNNNNNNNNNNNNNNNNNNNNNNNNNNNNNNNNNNNNNNNNNNNNNNNNNNNNNNNNNNNNNNNNNNNNNNNNNNNNNNNNNNNNNNNNNNNNNNNNNNNNNNNNNNNNNNNatatatatatatatatatatatatatatatatatatatatatatatatatatatatatatatatatatatatatatatatatatatatatatatatatatatatatatatatatatatatatatataatatgacatacacccacacacctgcactattttttttgtttttatagatcGACGTCGGCGCCGCCAGACTAGCACCTAGCGCCTACTACAACCATGGCATAATCATTTTTGTCCTCCgttaataaaatcattaaaataacGTTAAATACGAAGATATTTCgatctttttttttacaaagtgggttgacccactatatatttactttatttttttaaaatccttaattgaagatcgaaatgctcttgtatttaaGTGCATTTAAacggttttcaaaaaaaaagtgtatttaAACGAATTTgctgataaaggaccaaaaaaggttatgccacaataatactaggaccaa includes:
- the LOC116002377 gene encoding uncharacterized protein LOC116002377 codes for the protein MRNQVLDCVLVPLGLFVMVAYHLWLLRQIKNNPNCTVIGVNAINRRRWVRAMMENVSKNGVLGVQTLRNNIMASTLLASTAIMLSSLILVNVPYRKIMATTKEDPKRPYRCVVTSEEYVGMTVNRGSYFWSLGLRAFYFSFPLFLWIFGPIPMFLCCVVLVFMLYFLDFTMDFGLLALPTNAEDECNGDVDI